One genomic window of Bactrocera dorsalis isolate Fly_Bdor chromosome 4, ASM2337382v1, whole genome shotgun sequence includes the following:
- the LOC105233925 gene encoding irregular chiasm C-roughest protein, which translates to MAYAFTATTTTTSRAAAHSPVAPGTTRMASLKPLRSLQQLLLPFKIIAIISIVSSASPLSLISVTQAKHLSADVGVGSAVAALDDAAYAASVPSVASSSSYYGAYQFQRFAMEPQDQTAVVGARVTLPCRVINKQGVLQWTKDDFGLGTSRDLGGFERYSMIGSDEEGDYSLDIYPVMLDDDARYQCQVSPGPEGQPAIRSTFATITVLVPPEAPKITQGEVIYTTEDRKVDIECVSVGGKPASEITWIDGLGNVITSDIDYTTLQMPDERRFTAQSTLRLTPKKEHHNTTFTCQAQNTADRTYRSARIRVEVKYAPKVKVNIIGGALEDGRIPEFAQVRLECKADANPSDLRYRWFINDEPIVGGQKTEMVIRNVTRKFHDAIVKCEVQNSVGKSEDSETLDISYAPSFRQRPQSIEADIGTLVSLGCEVDGNPTPDIVWIQHPSDRVVGINSNLTFTVSNETAGRYYCKANVPGYKEISTDAYVYLKGSPTIYSPPYQFGWVGDTARLECSATSVPRARHVSWTFNGHEISAEYGHDYSILVDPVPGGVKSTLIIRDSQAYHYGKYNCTVVNDYGNDVLEINLQAQKTISPMMIIIGGTSVVGCAMILIIIIIIYFKCKKRTKLPPADVISEHQISKNGGVACKMEAGDRTSNYSDLKVDISGGYVPYGDYSTHYSPPPQYLTTCSTKSNGSSTILQNNHHNHLQQQHMQQTLQHHQQTPPPQTVPMTFLSNGSASGSLTSSIVGSREIRQDNGLPSLQSTTASVVSSSPNGSCSNQSTATHVISSSVAMSVDPRYSAIYGNPYLRSSNSSLLPPPTAV; encoded by the exons TGCTGCCATTCAAAATCATCGCCATCATCAGCATCGTGTCGTCAGCGTCGCCGCTGTCGTTGATCAGCGTGACGCAGGCTAAACACCTGTCAGCGGATGTTGGTGTTGGTAGCGCTGTAGCGGCGCTTGACGATGCCGCTTATGCTGCCTCTGTGCCGTCGGTCGCCTCCTCCTCATCCTATTATGGCGCTTATCAGTTTCAACGTTTCGCAATGGAACCGCAAGATCAAACGGCTGTGGTGGGTGCACGTGTAACGCTACCGTGTCGCGTCATCAACAAACAGGGTGTGCTGCAATGGACCAAAGATGATTTCGGTTTGGGTACATCACGTGATTTGGGCGGTTTTGAGCGTTACTCAATGATTGGTAGCGATGAGGAGGGCGACTATTCATTGGATATTTATCCGGTGATGTTGGACGACGATGCACGTTATCAGTGTCAAGTGAGTCCGGGACCAGAGGGTCAGCCGGCTATACGGTCGACTTTTGCCACGATAACAGTGTTGGTGCCACCCGAAGCGCCCAAAATTACGCAAGGTGAAGTGATATATACGACCGAGGATCGTAAGGTGGACATTGAGTGCGTGTCGGTGGGTGGCAAACCGGCTTCAGAG ATAACGTGGATTGATGGACTCGGCAATGTTATAACGAGCGACATTGACTACACCACGCTGCAGATGCCGGATGAGCGCCGCTTCACCGCCCAATCGACGTTGCGGTTGACACCGAAAAAGGAGCATCACAATACGACATTCACTTGTCAGGCGCAAAATACAGCGGATCGCACATATCGCTCGGCGCGTATACGTGTAGAG GTAAAATACGCACCGAAAGTTAAAGTGAACATAATTGGCGGTGCGTTGGAGGATGGACGTATACCGGAGTTTGCACAGGTGCGATTAGAGTGCAAAGCGGATGCCAATCCCAGTGATCTGCGCTATCGCTGGTTCATCAACGATGAACCAATTGTTGGTGGACAAAAAACCGAGATG GTTATTCGAAATGTCACGCGAAAATTTCATGATGCCATTGTCAAGTGCGAAGTGCAAAACTCAGTGGGCAAGAGTGAAGATAGCGAGACGCTGGATATCAgtt ATGCGCCCAGCTTTCGTCAGCGTCCGCAATCAATCGAAGCCGACATTGGCACTTTGGTGTCTTTGGGCTGTGAAGTGGACGGCAATCCAACGCCAGATATTGTATGGATACAGCATCCAAGCGATAGG GTTGTTGGCATCAATTCCAATCTCACCTTTACCGTTAGCAATGAAACAGCTGGCCGCTACTATTGCAAAGCCAATGTGCCCGGCTACAAAGAAATCAGCACCGATGCGTATGTTTACCTGAAAGGTTCGCCCACCATTTACTCGCCACCATATCAATTCGGTTGGGTGGGTGATACGGCGCGCCTTGAATGTTCCGCAACATCGGTGCCACGTGCGCGTCACGTCTCGTGGACATTTAATGGACATGAAATTAGCGCTGAATACGGACACGACTACTCGATACTGGTGGATCCGGTGCCGGGTGGCGTTAAATCGACGCTGATCATTCGTGACAGTCAGGCGTATCATTATGGCAAATACAATTGCACAGTGGTGAACGATTATGGCAACGATGTGTTGGAAATCAATTTGCAGGCACAAA AAACCATCTCGCCCATGATGATCATCATTGGTGGCACCTCCGTCGTCGGCTGTGCTATGATACTCATCATTATCATCATAATCTATTTCAAGTGTAAGAAGCGCACCAAACTGCCACCGGCCGATGTGATAAGTGAGCATCAGATAAGCAAGAATGGCGGTGTTGCTTGTAAAATGGAAGCCGGCGATCGCACCTCAAATTACAGTGATCTGAAAGTGGACATATCCGGCGGCTATGTACCCTATGGCGACTACTCAACACATTATAGCCCGCCACCACAATATCTCACCACCTGCTCCACCAAATCGAATGGCAGTTCgacaatattacaaaataatcatCATAatcacttgcaacaacaacatatgcaaCAAACACTACAACATCATCAACAAACACCACCGCCACAAACTGTGCCAATGACCTTCCTCTCGAACGGCAGTGCGAGCGGCAGCCTGACGAGTAGTATTGTCGGTTCGCGCGAAATACGCCAAGACAATGGTCTGCCGAGTTTGCAATCTACCACAGCGTCTGTGGTGAGCTCCTCGCCGAATGGCAGCTGTAGTAATCAGAGCACCGCGACGCATGTCATTTCCAGTTCGGTGGCGATGAGTGTGGATCCACGTTATAGCGCCATTTACGGTAATCCTTATTTGAGATCGTCAAATTCATCGTTGTTGCCACCACCAACAGCGGTTTAG
- the LOC105233924 gene encoding estradiol 17-beta-dehydrogenase 8 produces MVLLGKLAIVTGAGSGIGRATCRVLARDGARVIAADRNLRAAEQTAKDIGIDHVVALELDVASLESVTKAVAASIAQFKQPPSIVVNSAGITRDGYLLKLTEKDYDDVYKVNLKGTFLMAQQFARAMIEHHVRNGSIINISSIVARISNPGQANYAATKAGVISLTEIAAKEFGKFGIRVNAILPGFINTPMVEVVPDKVKEDVLRRCPMGRLGRPEEIAEVIAFLASEKASYVNGSAIEVTGGLK; encoded by the exons ATGGTACTGCTGGGAAAATTAGCAATTGTTACTG GCGCTGGTTCTGGCATCGGGCGCGCCACCTGTCGCGTGCTAGCGAGGGATGGTGCTCGAGTGATCGCAGCTGATCGCAATTTGAGAGCCGCTGAGCAAACAGCCAAAGATATTGGCATTG ATCATGTTGTTGCGTTGGAGTTGGATGTGGCTTCGTTGGAGAGTGTGACCAAGGCGGTTGCTGCGTCCATTGCGCAATTTAAGCAACCACCTTCGATCGTCGTCAACTCAGCCGGCATCACACGTGATGGCTACCTACTCAAGCTGACCGAGAAGGACTACGATGATGTGTACAAGGTGAATTTGAAGGGCACTTTCTTGATGGCCCAACAATTTGCGCGCGCCATGATTGAGCATCACGTGCGTAACGGCAGCATCATAAATATATCGAGTATTGTGGCACGCATTAGTAATCCCGGCCAGGCTAATTATGCTGCCACAAAAGCTGGCGTTATCTCACTTACCGAAATCGCGGCCAAGGAATTCGGAAAATTTGGCATACGTGTAAATGCGATATTGCCTGGCTTCATTAACACGCCCATGGTTGAAGTAGTACCGGATAAGGTTAAGGAGGATGTTTTGCGTCGTTGTCCAATGGGTCGTCTGGGTCGACCTGAGGAGATTGCCGAAGTCATAGCATTCCTGGCGTCTGAAAAGGCGTCATATGTGAATGGCTCAGCGATCGAGGTAACCGGTGGATTAAAGTAA
- the LOC105233923 gene encoding uncharacterized protein LOC105233923, which produces MFKRHCVSLLLAFSAFSCLTVVNAAAVSHIAFMKDANFKPKCPLTVQTEPLQKPLVLLRLSQSSFDATDAELAEKEEADMDVSEENDDEIEHERNPNGYRLVELNKAQLQKLIDSGKLQLVEKPGTSSSATMLQVHNEDADNWMADDERSKKRPWRKIQRIIRRQLVKKPKRYFKKIAHQIG; this is translated from the exons ATGTTTAAAAGACATTGTGTATCGCTTTTATTAGCGTTCAGTGCGTTCAGTTGCCTGACAGTTG TAAACGCTGCGGCTGTATCGCACATAGCCTTCATGAAGGACGCCAATTTCAAACCAAAGTGTCCTTTAACTGTGCAAACAGAACCGTTACAAAAGCCGCTGGTATTACTGCGTTTGTCACAATCCTCGTTTGATGCCACAGATGCGGAATTAGCGGAGAAAGAAGAAGCGGACATGGATGTGAGCGAAGAAAACGATGATGAAATTGAACACGAGCGTAATCCAAATGGATATAGACTTGTTGAGCTCAACAAAGCGCAGTTGCAAAAACTTATTGACAGCGGCAAACTGCAGTTGGTCGAGAAGCCGGGTACAAGCTCAAGCGCAACAATGCTACAGGTACACAATGAGGATGCGGACAATTGGATGGCTGACGATGAACGCTCGAAAAAGCGGCCCTGGCGTAAAATTCAACGTATTATACGTCGGCAGCTGGTTAAGAAACCGAagcgatatttcaaaaaaattgcccATCAAATTGGTTGA
- the LOC105233922 gene encoding uncharacterized protein LOC105233922 encodes MKYNALIFVLLAALVLCAQAEPEPEPKAEPEPAKGQRAVFPRFRSAADVKEARDAENVEDESDAEVEASANESATPNKGANASSGRLFLKKFLLFKNMFGQQQQPVIPIVIAGAGSGSSPTYTSPTSTTVTSTGSIPTATGTISTSPTSTTSRGDGLKRHEEQALEEAVAAADEEELQAALAAGAQEYVVTDQEIRGTSESKATRNPARVNLRRPGAKKGQLVTVRIPPKYRKYFKNGQKVMLNTSNRPGKRRVVQKKRINRVRRRKGGKRRRVQN; translated from the exons ATGAAGTATAACGCACTCATATTTGTCCTTTTGGCTGCCTTGGTGCTGTGCGCACAAGCTGAGCCCGAACCTGAACCCAAAGCCGAGCCAGAACCCGCCAAAG GTCAACGGGCTGTTTTTCCACGCTTCCGTTCTGCCGCTGATGTGAAAGAAGCACGCGATGCTGAAAACGTTGAGGATGAAAGTGACGCCGAAGTCGAGGCGAGTGCCAATGAAAGCGCCACACCCAATAAGGGTGCTAACGCATCCAGTGGTCGTTTGTTCTTGAAGAAATTCTTACTCTTCAAAAACATGTTcggtcaacaacaacaacccgtCATTCCAATTGTTATTGCCGGCGCAGGTTCAGGATCTTCACCAACTTATACTTCACCCACCTCCACCACAGTCACCTCCACAGGTTCCATACCAACAGCAACCGGTACAATCAGCACCTCACCCACATCAACAACATCACGTGGCGATGGGCTCAAACGCCATGAGGAGCAGGCGCTAGAAGAGGCTGTCGCTGCGGCGGACGAAGAGGAATTGCAAGCAGCACTCGCTGCCGGCGCCCAAGAATATGTGGTGACAGATCAGGAGATTCGCGGCACATCCGAATCGAAGGCCACCAGAAATCCGGCACGTGTGAATTTACGTCGCCCTGGCGCTAAGAAAGGTCAACTGGTGACTGTGCGCATACCACCGAAATATCGTAAATACTTCAAGAATGGTCAGAAGGTTATGCTGAACACCAGCAATCGTCCCGGTAAGCGACGTGTTGTGCAGAAGAAACGCATCAACCGTGTGCGCAGGCGGAAGGGCGGCAAAAGACGTCGCGTCCAGAATTAA